One Enterobacter asburiae genomic window, AGTCACTTCCCGAAGAGGATCGCATTAACGCCATAAATGCTTTTCGCGAAGCAATCCATAAAAACAGCCCTTTTCGCGAGCAACCGATAGACTGCGTCCTCTGGATCAGACAGGACGCTATTACCGCTAACGACTACAACCCCAATAACGTTGCCCCTCCAGAAAAGCGGCTGCTCAGTAAGTCGCTGGAACTCGATGGATTCACCCAACCTATCGTTGTGACAGAAAGTGAACCGCAGCACTACGAAATTGTGGATGGTTTTCATCGTCATGAAATCGGCAAAAACCGGGCAGCGCTGAAGCATCAGCTTAAGGGCTATCTCCCCATCACCTGCCTGCGCCAGGACCGGCAGGATAAACATAACCGTATGGCCGCAACCATTCGTCACAACCGGGCGCGGGGTCGGCACCAGATTAACGCCATGTCGGAGATCGTTCGCGAGCTGGTGCAGCTTGGCTGGAATGACGAGAGAATAGGCAAGGAGCTGGGAATGGACAGCGATGAAGTCTTGCGCCTCAAGCAAATCAACGGTCTGCTGGAGCTGTTTGCAGACCGCCGTTACTCAGAAGCCTGGACGGTGAAATAATCAGAGCGTGTTGAGACGCTCTGCCGCCGCCAGCAGCGTCGATTCCTGCTTCGCAAAGCAAAGACGGATCAGCCTGTGCGGGAAGGGATCGGCACAGAACACCGACAGCGGAATGGCGGCCACGCCCACCTCTTTCGTGAGCCACTGGCAAAAGCTGACGTCGTCGAGATCGGAAATTGCGCTGTAGTCGGCCAGCAGGAAGTAGGTCCCTTCACAGGGTAAAATCTCCAGACGGCTTTTGCTCAGCGCATTCACAAACAGATCCCGGCGTTTTCGATAGAAGTCCGGCAGCTCGCGGTAGTGCTCCGGCTCGGCGCGCAGCATATCCGCCAGCGCCAGCTGGGCGGGTGTGTTCACCGCAAAGGTCAGATACTGGTGCACTTTACGCAGCTCGGCGCTGATGGCGGCCGGTGCCACGCAGTATCCCACTTTCCAGCCGGTCATATGGTAGGTCTTGCCGAATGACGAGACGGCAATAGCGCGCTCGCGAAGCAGCGGATGGGCCAGCACGCTGGCGTGTCCCTCTTCGGCAAAGCAGATGTGCTCGTAGACTTCATCGCTCAGCACGTAAATTTCACGTTCGGCAATCGCCTGCCACAGCGCGGCGAAATCGGCTTTCTGCCACACCGTCGCTGACGGATTGTGCGGCGTATTCAGGATCACCAACCGGGTTTTGTCGCTCAGCAGTGCAGCAAACGCCTGCCAGTCAGGACGGAAATGCGGCGGCTGTAATGCCACGCGTTTCACCACGCCGCCGGAGAGTTCAACCGCAGGCGCATAGCTGTCGTAGCTCGGGTCAAAGCAGATAACTTCATCGCCCGCGCGAACCAGCGCGGTAATCGCCGCATACAGCGCTTCGGTCGCCCCTGCCGTCACCGTGATCTCGCTGTTCGCATCTGGCTTATGGCCATACAGCTCCGCCGTTTTATCCGCAATGGCTTCACGCAGCGCCTGCACGCCCGTCATCGGCGCATACTGATTCGCCCCCTGCGCCACGTGGTACGCCAGACGCTCCTGCAGATAGGTCGGGCCGTCGAAATCCGGGAATCCCTGCGAAAGGTTAATGGCGTTGTGCTGCTGCGCCAGGGCGCTCATCTGCGTAAAGATGGTGGTCCCGAGATTGGGAAGCTTACTCTGCGGAATCAATGCGTTATTGCTCATTGTGTCGTGCCTGCTTGTAATACTTATGTTGCTGCCACTATAACACGATGTTAGTCTTTGGCAATCAAGACGCTTAGACGTCTATACCATATGAATATTCCTGGCCGCGAGGGTAAAAGGAAATGACAGACAACCTGCAACTCACACATCTTGTCGACGCCTGCCGCTGGATTGGCGCCAAAGGCTGGGCACCCGCCACCGGCGGCAACATGTCGGTGCGTCAGGACGAACGCCTGTGCTGGCTCAGCGAATCCGGCAAAGACAAAGGCAGCCTGACGACGGAGGATTTTCTGCAGGTGGAGATTGCCACCAACCGCGCGCCCTCTGGCCGCAGGCCGTCGGCAGAGACCGGATTGCACACCCTCATCTATCGTCTGTTCCCGGAAGCCAACGCCGTCCTGCACGTGCATACCGTCAACGCCACGGTGCTGTCGCGTCTGGTGAAAGAAGCCGAACTCAACATCAGCGGCTTTGAAATGCAAAAATCCCTCACCGGGCAGACCACGCATCTGGATACGGTGGCTATCCCGGTCTTTGATAACGACCAGGACATCAACGCCCTCGCCTCCCGAATCGCCCATTACGCGCAGGAACGCCCGCTTAATTATGGTTTTCTTCTTCGCGGTCATGGCTTAACCTGCTGGGGACGCGATGTGGCCGAGGCCCGCCGTCATCTGGAAGGATTAGAATTCTTATTTGAATGCGAAATGCGTTTACGACAACTGGAGAGAGTATGATTCGCGCGATTGTGACGGATATTGAAGGCACCACCAGCGATATCCGTTTTGTCCATGATGTTTTGTTCCCCTACGCGCGTGAGCGGCTGGCGGCCTTCGTGACCGCGCAGCAGTACGCCGAGCCGGTCAAATCCATTCTGGACAACCTGCGTGATGAAATCGGCCACCCGCACGCCAGCGTCAGCGAGCTTATCGACGCCCTGTTTGCCTTTATGGATGAAGACCGCAAATCAACCGCGCTCAAAGCCCTGCAGGGAATCATCTGGCATGACGGCTACGTGAACGGCGACTTTACCGGCCACCTCTACCCGGACGTACTGCCTGCGCTGGAAAAGTGGAAAGCACAAGGGATTGATCTCTATGTTTATTCCTCAGGCTCCGTCTCCGCGCAGAAACTGTTATTTGGCTACAGCGATGAAGGTGATATTACTCATCTGTTCAGCGGCTATTTTGATACCCACATCGGCGCCAAGCGCGAGGTGCAGTCTTATCAAAACATTGCGACGCAAACGGGCATCGCCCCGTCGCAGATCCTGTTCCTGTCCGATATTCATCAGGAGCTGGACGCGGCTGAACAGGCAGGTTTTCGCACCCTGCAGCTGATTCGCGGCGATGATGACGGCGCAAGCCACCACCATCAGGTCCACCAGTTTGACGAGATTAATCCGGAGCAGATCCCTTCATGAGCGCATTGACCATTTATTCCGATAAAGACGCCAGTCAACACCAGTGGCACAGCACCGACGCCGCCGAGATCGCCCAGCAGCTCAACGCTAAAGGCGTGCGTTTTGAACGCTGGGCTGCGGATCGCGATTTAGGACACGATCCCGCGCCCGAAGCCGTGATCGAGGCGTATCAGCATGCCATCGACAGGCTGGTGGCGGAGAAAGGCTATCAGAGCTGGGACGTGATCAGCCTGCGCGCCGACAACCCGCAGAAAGAGGCGCTGCGCGCGAAGTTCCTGAACGAACACACCCACGGCGAAGACGAAGTGCGCTTCTTCGTAGAAGGCGCAGGGCTGTTTTGCCTGCACATTGGCGATGAGGTGTATCAGGTGCTGTGTGAGAAAAACGACCTGATTTCCGTGCCCGCGGGCACGCCGCACTGGTTTGATATGGGCTCAGAGCCGAACTTTACGGCGATCCGTATTTTCGATAACCCGGAAGGCTGGGTGGCCCAGTTTACGGGCGATGCAATCGCGGATGCGTATCCACGGTTAGCATAATCTTTTCTCCCTCTCCCTGTGGGAGAGGGCCGGGGTGAGGGCATCAGCGCGCACTACGCGTTAAGCCCTTTTGCATACCCCACCAGCTGATCCAGCACAATCCCCCACCCTTCGTGGAAGCCCATCTGTTCATGCTGCTCGCGGATTTCCTTCGTCGGATGGCGCGCAATCGCCGTGTAGCGGGTTTTGCCCTCGCCCACATCCTCCAGCAGCAGGATCGCCGTCATAAACGGTTTCTCCGCAGGTTTCCAGTCCTCCCCGTAACCGTCGGTAAAGACCAGCTTTTTACCGGGATCGATTTCAAGAAATACGCCCCGGTTATCCATTCGCTGCCCGTCCACCTCGAACACGGTGTTGAACCGCCCGCCCACGCGCAGGTCGAGGTCGCATTCGGTCACCTTATGGGGAGCAGGAATGAAGAAGTTTTTGATGTGCTCCGGCGTAGTCCAGCAGAGCCACAGCAGGTCGCGCGGTGCGTCCACCACGCGCTCCAGTTTTAAGTCTGTTTCAGGATCGAGCGTCACGATATTGTCCTCTCAAGGGAACCCCTTAAAGGATAGCCGGACTCAGGCGAATTTCCCGTTTGCCACCGCTTCCGGCGTGACCACGCCCGTGTCCAGCACCCAGCCGCTAATCAGCGAGGCTGGCGTAACGTCAAACGCCGGGTTATAGACCTGCGCGTTTTCCGGTGCCCACTGCACCGCGCCAAAGCTTCCGGCCACGCCCGTCACCTCGCTGGCGGCACGCTGCTCAATGGGGATAGCGTCACCGTTCGGGCAGTCCGGGTCGAGGGTCGTTTGCGGCGCGGCAACGTAGAACGGAATGCCGTGGAATTTCGCCAGCACCGCCAGAGAATAGGTGCCGATCTTGTTCGCCACGTCGCCGTTGGCGGCAATGCGGTCTGCGCCCACCCACACGGCGTCCACTTCCCCTTTCGCCATCAGGCTGGCGGCCATGGAGTCGGTAATCAGCTTGTACGGCACGCCCAGCTCGCCAAGCTCCCACGCGGTCAGTCTACCGCCCTGCAGCAGCGGACGGGTTTCATCCACCCAGACGCAGCTGACGTTGCCGTCCTGATGCGCGCGGGCAATCACGCCCAATGCGGTGCCAACGCCCGCCGTTGCCAGCCCGCCGGTGTTGCAGTGGGTAAGCAGACGGCTGCCGGGCTTAACCAGCGCGCTGCCGGCTCTCGCAATCGCGTCGCAAAGCCGTTTGTCTTCGTCAATCAGCCGCAGCGCTTCGGCCACCAGCGCCGGAACATAATCTTCCTGCCACAGCGCAATCTTCATGCGGTCGAGATTGTTCATCAGGTTCACCGCCGTCGGGCGGGATGCGCGCAGGGTTTCCAGCGCCGCCGCCAGCTCGTCGCGGCTTTTGCCGTTTTCCGCCAGCAGCGCCAGCAGCAGGCTTGCAGAGAGACCAATCAGCGGCGCGCCGCGCACCCGCAGGGCATGAATGTGCCCAACCAGCGCCTCGACCGTCGAGGCATCCAGCCAGCGTTTCTCCTGCGGAAGCGCCTGCTGGTCGAGAATAAAGAGCTGATTATCCGCCACCCGCAGGCTGGTCGTCTGTAATGTCTGCATGTCGTTAATTCCCTGTTGCGTTGTTGTAGCACATTGTGTCAGGATGAAATCCAGATGTATAGACGTCTACATGTCTTTATTAGCAAACCGTGAGGAACAGGCCATGTCGCAATACCGTACCTTTACCGCTCAGGACGCCGTGGAGTATGCCAGGCAGTTTGGCGGCCTTGATGACCCATCATCGCTGGTGGAGGCGCAGGAGGTAGGCGACGGCAACCTCAATCTGGTATTTAAAATTTTCGACAGCGCTGGCGTGAGCCGCATCATCGTCAAGCAGGCGCTGCCCTACGTGCGCTGCGTCGGCGAGTCCTGGCCGCTGACGCTGGACCGCGCCCGTCTTGAGGCGCAAACGCTGGTCGAGCACTACCGGCACAGCCCGCAGCACACCGTGAAAATCCACCACTTCGACCCGGAACTGGCGGTAATGGTGATGGAAGATCTCTCCAGCCATCGCATCTGGCGCGGCGAGCTGATCAACAACATTTACTACCCGCAGGCGGCGCAGCAGCTGGGCGAATACCTCGCGCACGCGCTGTTCCACACCAGCGATTTCTACCTGCACCCGCACGAGAAAAAAGCGCAGGTGGCGAAATTCATCAACCCGGAGATGTGCGAGATCACTGAAGATCTGTTCTTCAACGATCCGTATCAGATCCACGAGCGCAACAGCTACCCGACCGAGCTGGAAAATGACGTAGCGGCCCTGCGCGACGACGCCCAGCTAAAAATTGCCGTAGCCTCTCTGAAGCACCGTTTCTTTTCTCAGGCTGAAGCCCTGCTGCACGGCGATATCCACAGCGGGTCGATTTTTGTAGCCGACGGCAGCCTGAAGGCCATCGACGCCG contains:
- a CDS encoding SRPBCC family protein, which codes for MTLDPETDLKLERVVDAPRDLLWLCWTTPEHIKNFFIPAPHKVTECDLDLRVGGRFNTVFEVDGQRMDNRGVFLEIDPGKKLVFTDGYGEDWKPAEKPFMTAILLLEDVGEGKTRYTAIARHPTKEIREQHEQMGFHEGWGIVLDQLVGYAKGLNA
- the mtnC gene encoding acireductone synthase; the encoded protein is MIRAIVTDIEGTTSDIRFVHDVLFPYARERLAAFVTAQQYAEPVKSILDNLRDEIGHPHASVSELIDALFAFMDEDRKSTALKALQGIIWHDGYVNGDFTGHLYPDVLPALEKWKAQGIDLYVYSSGSVSAQKLLFGYSDEGDITHLFSGYFDTHIGAKREVQSYQNIATQTGIAPSQILFLSDIHQELDAAEQAGFRTLQLIRGDDDGASHHHQVHQFDEINPEQIPS
- a CDS encoding pyridoxal phosphate-dependent aminotransferase, whose product is MSNNALIPQSKLPNLGTTIFTQMSALAQQHNAINLSQGFPDFDGPTYLQERLAYHVAQGANQYAPMTGVQALREAIADKTAELYGHKPDANSEITVTAGATEALYAAITALVRAGDEVICFDPSYDSYAPAVELSGGVVKRVALQPPHFRPDWQAFAALLSDKTRLVILNTPHNPSATVWQKADFAALWQAIAEREIYVLSDEVYEHICFAEEGHASVLAHPLLRERAIAVSSFGKTYHMTGWKVGYCVAPAAISAELRKVHQYLTFAVNTPAQLALADMLRAEPEHYRELPDFYRKRRDLFVNALSKSRLEILPCEGTYFLLADYSAISDLDDVSFCQWLTKEVGVAAIPLSVFCADPFPHRLIRLCFAKQESTLLAAAERLNTL
- a CDS encoding IbrB-like domain-containing protein; translation: MRQRLITEMETYLQSLPEEDRINAINAFREAIHKNSPFREQPIDCVLWIRQDAITANDYNPNNVAPPEKRLLSKSLELDGFTQPIVVTESEPQHYEIVDGFHRHEIGKNRAALKHQLKGYLPITCLRQDRQDKHNRMAATIRHNRARGRHQINAMSEIVRELVQLGWNDERIGKELGMDSDEVLRLKQINGLLELFADRRYSEAWTVK
- a CDS encoding 1,2-dihydroxy-3-keto-5-methylthiopentene dioxygenase; translation: MSALTIYSDKDASQHQWHSTDAAEIAQQLNAKGVRFERWAADRDLGHDPAPEAVIEAYQHAIDRLVAEKGYQSWDVISLRADNPQKEALRAKFLNEHTHGEDEVRFFVEGAGLFCLHIGDEVYQVLCEKNDLISVPAGTPHWFDMGSEPNFTAIRIFDNPEGWVAQFTGDAIADAYPRLA
- the mtnK gene encoding S-methyl-5-thioribose kinase; amino-acid sequence: MSQYRTFTAQDAVEYARQFGGLDDPSSLVEAQEVGDGNLNLVFKIFDSAGVSRIIVKQALPYVRCVGESWPLTLDRARLEAQTLVEHYRHSPQHTVKIHHFDPELAVMVMEDLSSHRIWRGELINNIYYPQAAQQLGEYLAHALFHTSDFYLHPHEKKAQVAKFINPEMCEITEDLFFNDPYQIHERNSYPTELENDVAALRDDAQLKIAVASLKHRFFSQAEALLHGDIHSGSIFVADGSLKAIDAEFGYFGPIGFDVGTAIGNLLLNFCGLPGHLGIRDAAAAREQRLTDIQELWNTFAERFQALANEKTRDAALGAPGYASAFLKKVWHDAIGFCGTELIRRSVGLSHVADIDTIKDEAMRHECLRHAITLGKALIVIADRIDSAEELVARVRQYS
- a CDS encoding methylthioribulose 1-phosphate dehydratase — its product is MTDNLQLTHLVDACRWIGAKGWAPATGGNMSVRQDERLCWLSESGKDKGSLTTEDFLQVEIATNRAPSGRRPSAETGLHTLIYRLFPEANAVLHVHTVNATVLSRLVKEAELNISGFEMQKSLTGQTTHLDTVAIPVFDNDQDINALASRIAHYAQERPLNYGFLLRGHGLTCWGRDVAEARRHLEGLEFLFECEMRLRQLERV
- the mtnA gene encoding S-methyl-5-thioribose-1-phosphate isomerase, with the protein product MQTLQTTSLRVADNQLFILDQQALPQEKRWLDASTVEALVGHIHALRVRGAPLIGLSASLLLALLAENGKSRDELAAALETLRASRPTAVNLMNNLDRMKIALWQEDYVPALVAEALRLIDEDKRLCDAIARAGSALVKPGSRLLTHCNTGGLATAGVGTALGVIARAHQDGNVSCVWVDETRPLLQGGRLTAWELGELGVPYKLITDSMAASLMAKGEVDAVWVGADRIAANGDVANKIGTYSLAVLAKFHGIPFYVAAPQTTLDPDCPNGDAIPIEQRAASEVTGVAGSFGAVQWAPENAQVYNPAFDVTPASLISGWVLDTGVVTPEAVANGKFA